TGTGAAGCAAACGTTGTCGGAACTAAATCTAAAACATGTGTGGTTCCATCGTGCTATTTTTCGCGGTGAGGACGATGAAGGGCCGGTGTTCATATTCTCGGTCAACAACCCAAAACTACTAAACGATGTAGAGCTAAGGGGATTTTCGGTTCATCACTCAGCTAAGCATCACCCACGCTTAGAAGAATGCGAGATAATAGCACGTCAACGTATCAGGGGATGATCACCACACCACTTCATCGGCCTAAGGTGCTTACGTGGTCTCTCGATGATCTCTTAGTATTCGAAACACAGAAGCTCTTCCGATTTCTAACTGCTTGGCAATCTCATCGGGACGGAAGCCTCTTTCCCTCAACCTCAATACCTCTGGTGCCTTAGCACGTGCAGTTGGCTTCCTTCCCTTGTACTTACCTTCCTTCTTTGCTTTGGCGATCCCATATGCACGACGCTCAGCCAAACGGTCGCGTTCAAACTGAGCAACTGCTCCCATCATGCGCACCAATAGCATTTGAGTAGGATCAGTTGGATCAAGCGGGTGCTTTGACAGGTCGGGAAGCAACCAAATCACATTGTCATTGGCGGGACGAGTAATTGCCTCATCGGCAGCAGCTAGATCACGAAAGGCGCGGTCCATTTTTGACGACACTAAGCATATGCGATTAACTGGAGATGCTTTCTTGCTGGCTTCAGTAATCATTCTCTGAAACTCTGGACGTGCTGATCTCGTTGAAGCTTC
This is a stretch of genomic DNA from Cognatishimia activa. It encodes these proteins:
- a CDS encoding recombinase family protein; translation: MQAAGWEEQIRTLKQIGCDRFFYEEASTRSARPEFQRMITEASKKASPVNRICLVSSKMDRAFRDLAAADEAITRPANDNVIWLLPDLSKHPLDPTDPTQMLLVRMMGAVAQFERDRLAERRAYGIAKAKKEGKYKGRKPTARAKAPEVLRLRERGFRPDEIAKQLEIGRASVFRILRDHRETT